A section of the Oncorhynchus gorbuscha isolate QuinsamMale2020 ecotype Even-year linkage group LG04, OgorEven_v1.0, whole genome shotgun sequence genome encodes:
- the sfrp1a gene encoding secreted frizzled-related protein 1a: MRSIEPLCRWRIIPLALTMALVSLSKASEYEYLSWKSDMYNGGRSYGKPPQCVDIPEDLRLCHNVGYNQMLLPNLLEHETMAEVKQQAGSWVPLVHKSCHPGTQVFLCSLFAPVCLERPIYPCRWLCEAVRDGCTPIMESFGFPWPEMLTCDKFPQDEVCIAMTAPNATEATKPTGYSPICPPCDNEMKTDIILEHMCASEFAIKTKIKEVRREGMDRKVILQKRKKPLKLGHLKKKDLKNLVLYLKNGADCPCQQLDNLGNTYLIMGRKVDKQFLLTGIHKWDKSSKEFKKAIKKLKTHKCPAFENVFK; this comes from the exons ATGAGGTCCATTGAACCATTGTGCCGTTGGAGAATCATCCCTCTGGCTTTGACCATGGCACTGGTGTCTTTGAGCAAAGCCTCTGAGTATGAATACCTGAGCTGGAAATCGGACATGTACAATGGTGGCCGCAGCTATGGCAAGCCTCCTCAGTGTGTGGATATCCCAGAGGACCTGAGGCTGTGTCACAATGTGGGCTAcaaccagatgctgctgcctAACCTCCTGGAGCATGAGACTATGGCTGAGGTGAAGCAGCAGGCGGGCAGCTGGGTGCCCCTGGTGCATAAGAGCTGCCACCCGGGTACCCAGGTGTTCCTCTGCTCCCTGTTTGCCCCAGTGTGCCTGGAGCGTCCCATATACCCCTGCCGCTGGCTGTGTGAGGCTGTACGGGACGGCTGCACCCCTATCATGGAGTCGTTCGGCTTCCCCTGGCCTGAGATGCTCACCTGCGACAAGTTTCCTCAGGACGAAGTCTGCATTGCCATGACTGCACCCAATGCCACTGAAGCCACAAAACCCACAG GTTACTCCCCCATCTGTCCCCCATGTGACAACGAAATGAAAACAGACATCATTCTAGAGCACATGTGTGCCAGCGAGTTTG CCATCAAGACCAAGATCAAGGAGGTGAGACGGGAAGGAATGGACCGCAAGGTGATTCTGCAGAAAAGGAAGAAGCCATTGAAACTGGGCCACCTGAAGAAGAAAGACCTAAAGAATCTGGTTCTGTACCTGAAGAACGGAGCCGACTGCCCCTGCCAGCAGCTGGACAACCTGGGCAACACCTACCTGATCATGGGCCGCAAGGTGGACAAGCAGTTCCTCCTGACGGGCATCCACAAGTGGGACAAGTCCAGCAAAGAGTTCAAAAAGGCCATCAAGAAACTCAAGACCCACAAGTGTCCAGCTTTCGAGAATGTCTTCAAATAA